Genomic segment of Myxococcus stipitatus:
CTCCGGTGGCGACTGGGACGCCGGGGACGCCGCTGACCGCGGCGTCATCCCCGCCCCCCGGCACGCCGTGGTGCTGCCTACTGCTTGTGGGTGGTGATGTAGTTGATGGCGTCGCCAACAGTCTTGATGTTCTCGGCCTCCTCGTCGGGAATCTCGACCTCGAACTCCTCTTCCATCGCCATCACGAGTTCCACGATGTCGAGGCTGTCGGCGCCAAGGTCCTCGATGAAGGAAGACTCGGGCTTGATCTCGTCGTCTCCCACGCCGAGCTGATCCGCGATGATGCTCTTGACCTTGGCTTCAATTGTTGACGTCGACATAAGTGCTGAATCCTCCAGGAACCAGATGAAGGCCCGGAAGGCTTCCCGAGCCCTGTCGAAAGCGGCGGCGGTATATCCCACGACCGCCAGCAATCCAACCGCTGGGTTACATGTACATGCCGCCGTTGACCTTGAGGACCTCGCCGGTGATGTAGGACGAGGCATCCCCCGAGAGGAAGAGGACGGCCTGGGCCACCTCCTCCGGGTTGCCCAGCCGGCCTAGCGGAATGCCCTCAAGCATCTTCTGGCGCAGGTCGTCATTGAGGTGGGACGTCATGTCCGTCCCGATGAAGCCCGGCGACACCGCGTTGACGCGAATCCCACGGCTGGAAAGTTCGCGGGCCACCGACTTCGTCAAGCCGACGAGTCCTGCTTTGGAGGCCGAGTAGGCCACCTGTCCGCCGTTGCCCATGTCGCCCACCACCGAGGTGACGTTGACGATGGCGCCGGAGCGCTGCTTCATCATGGGGCGGCTGACGGCACGGATGAGGGCGAAGGCGCCCTTCAGGTTCGTGTCCAGCTGCTTGTCCCAGTCCTCGTCCTTCACGCGCATCACCAGGCCGTCCACCGCGACGCCCGCGTTGTTGACGAGCACGTCCAGCCGGCCGTGCGTCTTGATGATGCCCTCCACCGCGCTCGCGCACGCGGCGGTGTCCGCCACGTCGAAGCGGATGGCCTCCGCCTTGGCGCCTTCCGCCTGGATGAGCGCCACCGACTCCTGGGCCGCCGCCTCGTTGCCCGCGTAGCTGATGACCACCGTGGAGGCTCCCGCCTTCGCGAACGCCACCGCGCACGCGCGGCCGATGCCCCGCGAGCCGCCCGTCACCAGCACCACCTTGTCCTTGAAGCTCATGCGCTCACCCCAGCGCCGCGAGGGCCTTCTCCAGGCTCGCGGAGTCCTCGACGTTGAAGGTTTCGATGTCCTTGGTGATGCGCTTGACCAGGCCGCACAGCACCTTGCCCGGCCCCAGCTCCACCACGCGCGTGACGCCCTCCGCCTTCAGCGCCTCCACGCACTCAATCCAGCGCACCGGCGAGCTCACCTGCTCCAGCA
This window contains:
- the fabG gene encoding 3-oxoacyl-[acyl-carrier-protein] reductase; the encoded protein is MSFKDKVVLVTGGSRGIGRACAVAFAKAGASTVVISYAGNEAAAQESVALIQAEGAKAEAIRFDVADTAACASAVEGIIKTHGRLDVLVNNAGVAVDGLVMRVKDEDWDKQLDTNLKGAFALIRAVSRPMMKQRSGAIVNVTSVVGDMGNGGQVAYSASKAGLVGLTKSVARELSSRGIRVNAVSPGFIGTDMTSHLNDDLRQKMLEGIPLGRLGNPEEVAQAVLFLSGDASSYITGEVLKVNGGMYM
- the acpP gene encoding acyl carrier protein: MSTSTIEAKVKSIIADQLGVGDDEIKPESSFIEDLGADSLDIVELVMAMEEEFEVEIPDEEAENIKTVGDAINYITTHKQ